A section of the Ochotona princeps isolate mOchPri1 chromosome 19, mOchPri1.hap1, whole genome shotgun sequence genome encodes:
- the LOC101522188 gene encoding protocadherin gamma-C5 isoform X15 — protein sequence MGPEPAAPQLTGRWQVLCMLSLCCWGWVSGQLRYSVLEEAEPGTLVGNVAQDLGFKVSDLLSRRLRLGSEENGRYFSLSLVSGVLAVNQKIDRESLCGAGTSCLLPVQVVTEHPLELIRVEVEILDLNDNSPSFASPKREMHISESAAPGARFPLDSAQDPDVGTNAVSFYTLSPSSHFSLNVKTLKDGKLFPELVLEQQLDREAQARHGLVLTAVDGGTPARSGTSLISIIVLDINDNAPAFQSSVLRVGLPENAPVGTLLLRLNATDPDEGTNGQLAYSFGDHTSEAVRKLFGLDPSSGAIHVLGPIDFEESSFYEIHARARDQGQPAMEGHCVIQVDVGDANDNAPEVLLASLVNPVLENTPVGTVVGLFNVRDRDSGRNGEVSLMIPPDLPFQIKPLENHYSLLTSLPLDREATAHYSIELLASDAGSPPLHTQLIIRLNISDVNDNAPRFAQQLYTAYIPENRPPGSLLCTVAASDPDAGENARLTYSILGTQIQGAPASSFVYVNPEDGRVFAQRTFDYELLQMLQIMVGVRDMGSPPLSANASLHLFVLDQNDNAPTVLHPWPGREPSAPLRLPRSAPAGSLVTKVTAVDADAGHNAWLSYSLLPQSTAPGLFLVSAHTGEVRTSRTLLEDDANTQQVVVLVRDNGDPALSSTATVLLLLEDEEPEETPKSGDFLTHTPERSDLTLYLIVALAAISLMSLVTFSFLSAKCLRGQAHGDGGGGSCCGQQASNSGEFYTQSSPNLQVSSDGTLKYMEVTLRPTDSQSHCYRTCFSPASDGSDFTFLRPLSVQQPSALALEPEAFRSRANTLQELSQQAPPNTDWRFSQAQRPGTSGSQNGDETGTWPNNQFDTEMLQAMILASASEAADGSSTLGGGAGTMGLSARYGPQFTLQHVPDYRQNVYIPGSNATLTNAGGKRDGKAPAGGNGNKKKSGKKEKK from the exons ATGGGGCCTGAGCCGGCAGCGCCACAGCTCACCGGGAGATGGCAAGTGCTGTGCATGTTGTCCTTGTGTTGCTGGGGCTGGGTGTCTGGGCAGCTCCGGTACTCAGTGCTCGaggaggctgagccaggaacgCTGGTGGGGAATGTTGCTCAGGATTTGGGCTTCAAGGTGTCCGATCTGTTGAGCCGCCGCCTGCGGCTGGGCTCTGAAGAGAATGGGCGTTATTTCTCCCTGAGTTTGGTGAGTGGGGTTctggcagtgaaccagaagattgaTCGGGAGAGCTTGTGTGGAGCCGgcaccagctgcctgctgccagtGCAGGTGGTGACAGAGCACCCCCTTGAGCTGATTCGGGTGGAGGTGGAGATCCTGGATCTCAATGACAACTCCCCCAGCTTTGCCAGCCCCAAGCGGGAGATGCACATCTCCGAGTCGGCCGCACCTGGGGCCCGGTTCCCGCTGGACAGTGCCCAGGATCCAGATGTGGGTACCAACGCTGTGAGCTTTTACACCCTCAGCCCTAGCAGCCACTTCTCTCTGAATGTAAAGACCCTCAAAGATGGGAAGCTGTTCCCAGAGCTGGtgctggagcagcagctggaTCGGGAAGCTCAGGCAAGGCATGGGCTAGTGCTCACAGCTGTGGATGGGGGAACCCCAGCCCGCTCAGGGACCAGCCTCATCTCCATCATCGTGCTGGACATCAACGACAATGCCCCAGCCTTCCAGTCCTCAGTCTTACGTGTGGGACTTCCAGAGAATGCACCTGTGGGCACACTGCTGCTCCGCCTCAATGCCACTGACCCAGACGAGGGCACCAATGGGCAGCTAGCCTATTCTTTCGGAGACCACACGTCAGAGGCCGTGCGGAAACTCTTTGGCCTGGATCCCAGCAGTGGAGCAATCCATGTGTTGGGTCCCATAGACTTTGAGGAGTCGAGTTTTTATGAAATCCATGCTCGGGCCCGTGACCAGGGGCAACCGGCCATGGAGGGCCATTGTGTGATTCAAGTAGATGTGGGGGATGCCAATGATAATGCCCCAGAGGTGTTGCTGGCCTCTTTGGTCAACCCCGTACTGGAGAACACCCCAGTGGGCACCGTGGTGGGATTGTTTAATGTGCGGGACCGGGACTCAGGCAGAAATGGTGAGGTGAGCCTCATGATCCCTCCAGACCTGCCATTTCAGATTAAGCCTTTAGAAAACCACTATTCTCTGCTGACCAGCCTTCCGTTGGACCGCGAGGCCACAGCCCACTACAGCATTGAGCTGCTGGCCAGCGATGCTGGCTCACCGCCTCTACACACACAGCTCATCATCAGGCTCAACATTTCCGACGTGAACGACAATGCACCCCGCTTTGCCCAGCAGCTCTACACTGCCTACATTCCTGAAAACCGGCCCCCGGGTTCCCTCCTCTGCACCGTGGCTGCTTCCGATCCAGATGCTGGGGAGAACGCCCGGCTCACCTACTCCATTTTAGGGACACAGATTCAGGGAGCCCCGGCATCGTCTTTCGTGTACGTCAATCCAGAGGATGGGCGAGTCTTTGCCCAGAGAACCTTCGACTATGAATTGCTGCAGATGCTCCAGATCATGGTTGGGGTTCGAGACATGGGCTCTCCCCCATTATCTGCCAACGCATCCCTGCACCTGTTTGTCCTGGACCAGAATGACAATGCCCCAACAGTGCTGCACCCCTGGCCTGGTCGGGAACCCTCAGCCCCCCTGCGGCTCCCACGCTCTGCCCCAGCCGGCTCCCTGGTCACCAAGGTGACAGCCGTGGATGCTGATGCAGGCCACAATGCCTGGCTGTCTTATTCCCTGTTGCCCCAGTCCACAGCCCCGGGGTTGTTCCTTGTGTCTGCACACACGGGTGAGGTGCGCACCAGCAGAACATTACTGGAGGATGATGCTAACACGCAGCAGGTGGTGGTCCTGGTGAGGGACAACGGGGACCCCGCGTTGTCCTCCACGGCCACGGTGCTGCTCCTACTAGAAGATGAGGAGCCCGAGGAGACCCCCAAATCCGGTGACTTCCTCACACACACTCCTGAGCGCTCGGACCTGACCCTCTACCTCATCGTGGCCCTCGCGGCCATCAGCCTCATGTCCTTGGTCACCTTCAGCTTTCTGTCTGCCAAGTGCCTGCGGGGGCAGGCccatggggatgggggtgggggctcGTGCTGTGGCCAGCAGGCCTCCAACTCGGGGGAGTTCTATACGCAGTCGAGTCCCAACCTGCAGGTGAGCTCGGACGGCACGCTCAAGTACATGGAGGTGACACTGCGGCCCACAGACTCGCAGAGCCACTGCTACCGCACGTGCTTTTCACCGGCCTCCGACGGCAGCGACTTCACTTTCCTAAGGCCGCTCAGCGTGCAGCAGCCCTCCGCGCTGGCGCTGGAGCCCGAGGCCTTCCGGTCCCGTGCTAACAcactgcaggagctgagccag CAAGCTCCGCCCAACACGGACTGGCGCTTCTCACAGGCCCAGAGACCCGGCACCAGCGG TTCCCAAAATGGCGATGAAACCGGCACCTGGCCCAACAACCAGTTTGACACGGAGATGCTGCAGGCCATGATCCTGGCCTCTGCCAGCG AAGCCGCTGATGGGAGCTCCACCCTGGGAGGAGGCGCTGGCACCATGGGTCTGAGTGCGCGCTATGGGCCCCAGTTCACCCTGCAGCACGTGCCTGACTACCGCCAGAATGTCTACATCCCCGGCAGCAACGCCACCCTGACCAACGCTGGCGGCAAGAGGGATGGCAAGGCTCCCGCAGGGGGCAACGGCAACAAGAAGAAGTCGGGCAAGAAGGAGAAGAAGTAA